Proteins found in one Deltaproteobacteria bacterium IMCC39524 genomic segment:
- the lptF gene encoding LPS export ABC transporter permease LptF, giving the protein MFGTQIHRYIIREVLSPTLLCIAIFTMVMVMGQAYKLVGLIIEKGVSPIDIGVLLVTLLPTFFSISLPLAFLMGIMIGLGRMSADSETVALKAAGVGLAKISMPVFALALVFSLLTAATNLWVKPWGHRAFETKSFEIARQKATIGLQPRIFMNQFNNLTLYANEVKSQANRMEGIFIVDKKPESTSWVFADNGNIISDEATETFTIRLHDGVIHRQQTDSAKNYQLIHFRNYDIQPETSIMRDPGTKTRKTREEQTGKLWRAISGEEDLSIRRAMQAELHLRLASPLAPILFVLFGLPFSMQSHRSGRSGGFVVGLIIFLSYYFLLSSGLTLTKEALTPPWLTLWTPQLILIAAGAYFLHQTSREKPNPLVTWVDQILLFLQKRARKNANS; this is encoded by the coding sequence ATGTTTGGAACACAAATTCATCGATATATTATCAGGGAGGTCCTTTCACCCACCCTCCTCTGCATAGCCATATTTACCATGGTTATGGTAATGGGGCAGGCTTACAAGCTGGTCGGCCTGATCATTGAAAAAGGTGTTTCCCCGATAGACATCGGGGTTCTTCTGGTCACCCTGCTGCCAACCTTCTTTTCCATATCACTGCCACTGGCCTTTCTCATGGGCATTATGATCGGCTTGGGCCGGATGTCAGCCGACAGTGAAACCGTGGCACTCAAAGCTGCTGGAGTGGGCCTCGCCAAGATCTCCATGCCCGTTTTTGCACTGGCCCTTGTTTTCTCACTCTTGACTGCAGCGACCAACCTCTGGGTCAAACCCTGGGGACACAGAGCTTTTGAAACCAAAAGTTTCGAAATTGCGCGACAGAAAGCCACCATCGGTCTGCAGCCTCGCATTTTCATGAACCAGTTCAACAACTTGACACTCTACGCCAACGAGGTAAAGAGTCAAGCAAATCGGATGGAGGGTATCTTTATCGTCGACAAGAAGCCGGAATCAACCTCCTGGGTTTTTGCTGACAACGGCAATATCATCAGCGATGAGGCGACCGAGACATTCACAATCCGCCTGCATGATGGTGTCATCCATCGGCAACAAACCGATTCCGCCAAAAACTACCAACTGATTCACTTCCGCAATTACGACATTCAGCCGGAAACGTCGATCATGAGGGACCCCGGTACAAAAACGCGCAAAACAAGAGAAGAGCAGACAGGAAAGCTTTGGAGGGCCATCTCTGGCGAAGAGGATCTTTCAATACGCAGGGCAATGCAGGCGGAACTTCACTTGCGCCTCGCTTCACCGCTCGCACCGATTCTGTTTGTGCTTTTCGGCCTGCCGTTCAGTATGCAATCACACCGATCAGGCCGTAGTGGTGGTTTTGTTGTGGGCCTGATTATCTTTCTGAGCTACTATTTTCTTCTGTCTTCAGGCTTAACCTTGACGAAAGAAGCGTTGACACCACCATGGCTGACGCTCTGGACACCACAACTGATCCTGATTGCCGCTGGAGCTTACTTTTTGCACCAGACTTCGCGCGAAAAGCCTAACCCTCTGGTTACCTGGGTGGACCAGATTCTGCTTTTCCTGCAGAAAAGAGCTCGTAAAAATGCCAATTCTTGA
- the lptG gene encoding LPS export ABC transporter permease LptG produces the protein MPILDRYILNAFLRNLTLVLLTLVALYSLIEFLEKVDDFIEHRAAVKYYLTYPLAHLPVILSNSLPMAVLLATFATIGGFSRSNQLTAMLSGGISFIRISRPLFVTSLILAVIMLFANLWLVPWSSSESNYILRTEIKGRSAQSVSSKDLYFRDGNQIISINQAFPSKGILLGLTIVEFNDNFMPVKRIQAEHAQHLEKGQWRLKNAVLWNFSPETKAVSSFEQQTELLLDLKRRPSEAVRLLNRPEDLSIGELIHFTKKLESEGYDAKLYQVEIHVRFAKAVIPVIMVLVGIPFALQRGRNASFSLGIVISLIIFFTYFILYATFNVFGAIDVLPPLIAAWAANILMALIGAWFFLRINS, from the coding sequence ATGCCAATTCTTGATCGCTATATTCTCAACGCTTTTCTGCGCAACCTAACACTGGTCCTTCTGACTCTGGTAGCACTTTACAGTCTGATTGAGTTTTTGGAGAAAGTGGATGACTTTATAGAGCACCGGGCCGCAGTTAAGTACTACCTGACCTACCCCTTGGCCCACCTGCCGGTCATCCTTTCCAATTCCCTGCCGATGGCCGTTCTGCTTGCAACCTTCGCAACCATCGGGGGTTTCTCTCGCTCAAACCAATTGACAGCCATGCTTAGTGGCGGCATCAGCTTCATCCGCATCAGTCGACCGCTCTTTGTCACCAGCTTGATCCTTGCCGTCATTATGCTCTTCGCGAATCTCTGGTTGGTTCCTTGGTCTTCCAGCGAATCAAACTACATCCTGCGCACGGAGATCAAAGGGCGAAGCGCACAGTCGGTCAGCAGCAAAGATCTCTACTTCCGTGATGGCAACCAGATAATCAGCATCAACCAGGCATTTCCGTCGAAAGGCATTCTGCTCGGACTGACCATTGTCGAGTTCAATGACAACTTCATGCCGGTCAAGCGCATTCAAGCAGAACATGCCCAACATCTGGAGAAAGGCCAGTGGCGCCTCAAAAATGCTGTTCTCTGGAACTTCAGCCCCGAGACTAAAGCGGTTTCTTCGTTCGAACAACAAACAGAGCTTTTACTCGACCTCAAACGTCGCCCTTCAGAAGCAGTCAGGCTCTTGAATCGACCGGAAGACCTGTCGATTGGCGAGCTTATCCATTTCACCAAAAAACTGGAGAGCGAAGGCTATGATGCCAAGCTTTACCAGGTAGAAATCCATGTGCGTTTTGCCAAAGCGGTCATTCCCGTGATCATGGTTCTGGTCGGCATCCCATTCGCCTTGCAACGCGGTCGCAACGCCAGTTTTTCCCTGGGCATTGTCATCAGCCTGATCATCTTCTTCACTTACTTTATCCTCTACGCGACATTTAACGTCTTCGGCGCTATCGATGTTCTCCCGCCACTGATTGCTGCTTGGGCCGCTAACATTTTAATGGCTTTGATCGGCGCATGGTTTTTCTTAAGAATCAACAGTTGA
- the rpsB gene encoding 30S ribosomal protein S2 — MSQITMKQLLEAGVHFGHQTRRWNPKMKPYIFGARNGIYIIDLQKTVRYFRTAYSFIRDISEKGEKVLFVGTKKQAQDSILEEAVRADQYYVNNRWLGGMLTNFSTIKRSIDRLKKIEVMSEDGTYDLLIKKEVLQLEREKAKLEKSLGGIKNMTRLPAAVFIVDPNKEEIAVKEARKLGIPVVAVVDTNCDPEGIDYIIPGNDDAIRALRLFASKMADACLEGTAARQENLRNSSEGADQEEEVAPVVEAASEPVVIEKAAVAPAEAAVEAPAEAAVEAPAEAAVEAPAEAAVEAPAEAEKPTEV; from the coding sequence ATGTCACAGATCACTATGAAACAACTGTTGGAGGCCGGCGTTCATTTCGGTCACCAGACCCGTCGCTGGAACCCCAAGATGAAGCCTTATATTTTCGGGGCTCGTAACGGGATCTACATTATCGACCTGCAGAAGACGGTTCGGTACTTCCGGACTGCTTACAGCTTTATTCGTGATATCTCCGAAAAAGGCGAGAAAGTTCTTTTTGTCGGCACCAAGAAGCAGGCTCAGGATTCAATCCTTGAGGAAGCTGTCCGTGCGGACCAGTACTATGTCAACAATCGTTGGCTGGGCGGTATGCTCACCAACTTCTCTACTATCAAGCGCAGCATCGATCGCCTCAAAAAAATTGAAGTCATGTCTGAAGATGGGACTTACGATCTGCTGATCAAGAAAGAAGTTCTTCAACTGGAGCGTGAAAAAGCCAAGCTGGAGAAAAGCCTCGGTGGCATCAAGAATATGACTCGTTTGCCAGCAGCCGTTTTCATTGTTGACCCCAACAAGGAAGAAATCGCTGTCAAGGAAGCCCGTAAGCTCGGTATCCCTGTCGTCGCCGTGGTTGATACCAACTGTGATCCGGAAGGCATTGATTACATCATCCCTGGCAATGACGACGCGATCCGCGCCCTGCGCCTCTTTGCTTCGAAGATGGCTGATGCCTGCCTTGAAGGAACGGCTGCTCGCCAGGAGAACCTGCGCAACAGCTCCGAGGGAGCTGACCAGGAAGAAGAGGTGGCACCAGTTGTTGAAGCGGCTTCGGAACCCGTTGTGATTGAGAAGGCTGCTGTGGCTCCTGCTGAGGCGGCTGTTGAAGCCCCTGCAGAGGCGGCTGTTGAAGCC